ATTACTAGGTGATGCTCTTTGCCAGATTCATGAATAAAGCCCGTTCCTCCGAATACTCCATCTACAGGCGAACTGCCAATTCCTGAAACTTGTTGTCGTCTTGTTTTCTCCTCTATACTATAGCTTCCGACATCAATGCTTGCTAATGGAATTATGATGCTCCAGCGTTTAGAGAGATCCTTTTCGTTTTTTGTGAATATAACGTGTTTTTCAGTAAGATAGAGCTTGCCTAATTCTTCCTTTGAGAGGAGCCCACCAGCTAGGTAGGCTTTATGACCTCCATAGTATGAGGCGACTTCTCCCTTTAGAAGAATCTTGCCATATTGTTTGTGAAAGCAAGATACGCAGAGATTATCAGACTTGACAAAGAATGACTGTTCATTCTTCAGGCAAACAGAACAGGGCTTAGAGGGCATTTCGGGAGCTAATTCTTGAATTTCAGAAGTTGTAGTCTGCGTGCTTTCGATCTCCTTAGGCTTTTCGATAGATTTCGTCGAAAGGTTTCCTATCATCAGTCCTATAGTAGTGCTAACTTCATCAAGCTCTTTCCCTACATCAAGAATAAGAGATTCCTGTTTGTCTCCATTAAGAAAGTCGATCTGAAGATATCTACTTTCTGAAGTCTTACGGAGTCCTATTGTAATGATCATCTTCTTTAGGGAAGCTTCATTCTTAGAGACTATCTTGGAGCCTCGGATATCTTTAGATTTGAATGAAATGTAGAGATCATCTTTGCTCTTTTCTTTGTTCTTGAATCTGAAAACTACCTTGTTGATTTGGTCAAAAAGGAGAATCGACAGAAACCCATCCATCTGAACAGGGAGTTGTGAATGTCCTCCTACGTACGTCACTTCGTATTCTTTGATTCCATTCTTGATAGTCTCGAAGCATGAATGACAGAGCTTGCCTTCGAATTCCCAGATCTCTTCAGAATCATGGCTTCTCAGACCTAGCGGTTTATGACATCTTGAACATTCCTTGTCCTTCTCACGAATGTTCTTAATGAAGCTCAATCGGATGCCATATTATATGGCTGGTATTTACCTTTTTTCTAGTTTATCGTCCCGGAACTTTGGGTCGTTGGCAGGCTGCAGTTTTGTAGTTCTTGAACGTTTCCATCTATAGATAAACGGGTAGGCCGCCAATGTGATTATTGCCGCAATCATTGTCCAACTAACGATCTGCACAGTGGTAATAATCTGCTGGAGTTCTGCAAGAGTGACAGTATTAGTTTTGATTTTGATTTCTCTAGTCCAAAAGTGGCTTACTCCGATCAGGAACCTATCATGCCGGGCAGTTTTATTGGCGCGCGGTATGCCTGCACTATCCGGATGTCAGGGTCCGCAGTCACCGTCACAGAAGTCAGGGGCGTCCCTTCAGGCGGATATACCGTTGTTTTATAACCTGGCTCCATCGTGCCGATAAATTCCGTCGCGTTGCCGCCATAGCTGACCATGACGTTTGTAAGGGCAATCTTGCCTGTGTTTGAAAGGACTACGCGGCTGTTTGTAAAAAGAGACTGCTCGTCTTTTAGCGCGTCGACGCTCAGTGAATAGTCTTGGGTAGGTACCTGCGACGCATACATGGCCAGTACTGCGGCGACAACGATGCCACCTGCAATCGCAGCCACAAAGGCGAGCCGCATCTGAGAAGATTTGCTTTATTTAATATTTAAGCGATCATCATTCGCCTTTTATCTGGGCGCGCGTCTTGAAGACCGGCTTTATCCCGAGCGGCGCATAGTTGCCAGTCGAGCAGGTAAAGCACAGCTCTTCTTCCGGCATGCCAATTGCGCTTGCAAGGTTTGCAGTGTCGTTGTACGCGACATAGTCTGCGCCAATCACCCTTGCGACCTTGCCCGCCACCTTTTCGTTTGCCTGCTCTTCTGCGCCGTGCTGGTACGCAATAAGTTCCTCCTGTGACGGAAAGTCGATTCCGGCGTAGCACGGGTAGCGTATGGGCGGGTACGTGACTACGAGGCTTATCCGCCTTGCGCCTGCCGCGCGCAGCGTGCTTATTATCGACGCAGAGCTGGTGCCGCGGACAATGCTGTCGTCCACGACCACCACGTGCTTGCCCTCAATGACTTCCCGTATCGGGATTATGCCCTTGTTTATCTCGACCCTGTCGTTCTGGTACGGCTCGATGAAACTGCGCATCGAGCCCTTCTTGCTGTACCTGTCCTTCAGCAGGCCCTCCTCAAACGGCAGGCCGGATTCCAGCGCATAGCCAAGCGCCGCGGGCCTTGCCGAGTCAGGGACCGGCACAACCACGTCCGCGTCCTGTATCGGGAATTTCTTGGCAAGGAACTGGCCTATCTTTTTCCTTGCCGCGTAGACGTTTATCCCCTCCATGATGCTTGACGGGTGCGCAAAGTATGTGTATTCAAACGCGCAGTGGGCGTGCGGCGTTTCCGTCGCAAACTGCTGGGACTCGACCCCTGCCTTGCCCATCTTGACCAGTTCCCCCGGCTCGACGTCGCGGACAAGCTGCGCCCCGACTGCGGCAAGCGCGCACGACTCCGACGCCACCATGTAGGTGCCAGTTTCCTTGTGAAAGCCAAGGACGAGCGGCCTGAATCCCCGCGTGTCGCGTGCCGCATACACTGAACCTTCGTCGGTGAGAAACGTAAAGCAGAACGAGCCGACCATCTCGCTTTTCAAAATAGACATCGCAGACGCCATGTCGTCCTTTTCGGCGATGTGCATCACCAGGCGCTGGGCGGCAACCAGCGTGTCGCTCATGGTCTGCGGGGTGAACGTGCAGCCGCCCACCATGCCTGAAAGCTGCTCCACGTTTGCTATGGTGCCGTTGTGGGCTATGCACAGGTCCTTGACCTTGAGGGGCTGGGCGTTTTCCAGGTTGCTCTTGCCAAAAGTGGAATAGCGCACGTGGCCGATGGCCGCGCTTGACTTGTATTTGCGCACAATAGCCTGAAAATCAGGCGCGGCCTGCGATACAAGGCCGAGCCTCTTGAACGGGGGCTTGTTCGGGACGGCAATGCCCCACGCCTCCTGGCCGCGGTGCTGCAGCGCGCGCAGCATGTCTATGGCAAACGGTATGACATTGTGTCCGGCAAGCGAAAAGATGCCTACTACGCCGCAGTTTTCATGTACCAATGTTGTTCTTTGTCCCCCAAGCACAAGCAGGCCGAGCAAAAGAAGCCATGCCCATGACCGGCAGTAGATAAACGCCATGCGTTAAAAAACGTATCTTGCTTTCTCTCCTCCTCCTCATCATCATCCCATTATCTTCCCAAGCGATCCAAAGGCGCCTTCCAGTTTTGACAATGGTAGTGAGATCCGAACCTTCTTGCCCTGGGCAAACTCGGCCTTGCCACGCATAGACTTGCCGATCTTGGCAAACTTGACTCCCTCTGACTGCAACAGCTGGGCAACCTGCTCGGGCCTGGTCGTCCCTACAAGGTAGCGCGAGTGCGACTCTGAAAACAAGAGATCGTCAAGCCTAGTGCAGGTGCTTGGGACAGAGTCCAGTTGCACGCGAAAACCAGTGTTTCCTGCAATCGCCATCTCGGCAAGAGCCACCGCAAGGCCGCCCTTGCTGCAGTCATGGGCGCACGACACCAGGCCGTTTCTTATCAGTTTCAGGACGGCAGAGCCGTTTGCCCTGTCGGTTGCAAGGTCGACTGCCGGAAGCAGGCCTCCGGTTATGCCGTGCACGTATTCATAGTATTCCGAGCCTCCCATCTCCGGGCGCGTCTCGCCGATTATGAATACGGACTGGCCGGGGCCAAGCGCCGACTTTGTTATCCATTTTTCGTCGTCGATGAGGCCAATCGTGCCCATCACGGGCGACGGCTTGATGGGCCCCTTGGCCGTCTCGTTGTAAAAGCTGACCTTGCCTCCAACTACCGGAATTTCCATAAAGTTGCAATAGTCGACAATGGCGTTTACCGCTTGCGAAAAGGTCCAGAAGATCTCCGGGTCCTCCGGGCTTCCAAACTGCAGGTGGTCGACCACTCCCGCCGGCTCGGCGCCGGTGCAGATGATGTTTCGGCACCCTTCCGACAGGCAGCCAAGCGTCCCCTGGTACGGGTCGAGGTAGCAGTGCTTCGAGTTGCCGTCCAGTTTTACTGCGGCAAATTTCCCGTTGTCAAGGCGCATCACGGCCGCGTCGGCCGCGCCCGGCTTTGCAACGGTGCGCACGCCCACCTCGTGGTCGTACTGCTGGTAGACCCACCTCTTGCTTGCTATCGTCGGGTTTGAGAGGAGCGCAAGCAGCGTCTTTCCCAGGATTGGCGGCACCTTCTTTGGAGCGCGCACCTTTTTGAGCCGGTCGAGGTACGCCGGCCTCCGTGCGGCCCTGTCTGCAAGGGGCGCATGCGCGACGAGGCTTGAAGGCATGCTTGCAACCACAGAGTCATTGTGCGTTATTACAAGGTCCTGGTGCCCTTCTGCCTTGCCTAGTATCGAGTACCTTATCTCGTACTTGTCAAGGATGGACTGCAAGCCCGGCAGCTTTTCAGAGTCGGTGACGTAGAGCATGCGCTCCTGCGACTCGGATATCATCAATTCTGCCGGCGTCATGCCGGCCTCCCTTGCGTTGACCTCGGACAGCTCGACCTTAAAGCCGCGGCCGAGGTTGTCAGACGTCTCTGACAAACAGCACGAAAGCCCGCCTCCGCCGAGGTCCTTTATCGCCTTGACGCACCCCTGCTGCACGGCCTCCATCGTCGCTTCCAGCAGCAGTTTCTCAAGGAACGGGTCGGGTATCTGCACCGCCGAGCGGTTCTCGGCCTCCAGCGCGCGCGACGCAAACGACGCGCCGTGTATCCCGTCCCTGCCGGTGGAGCCTCCTGCAAGCACGATATAGTCGCCGACTTCGGCGCGGTTTGAAATGACGTCCTCTTTTTTGCCGTGGCCTATAGACGCGACGTCTACAAGGCAGTAATCCTCAAACGACGGGTCAAACTCGATCTCGCCTCCGACCGTAGGTATTCCGATGCAGTTCCCATAGTCTGCGATGCCCTTGACCACGTTCTTGAACAGCCATTTTGACTTTGCCGTCGCCGACGCTGTTGCTGCCGACTTTTTGCTCTTGTTGTTGTTGCCGCCGTCTATTGGCGCAAAGCGCAGCGCGTCAAGCACCGCTATCGGGCGCGTGCCCATCGACATGATGTCGCGTATCACCCCTCCGACTCCTGTTGCAGCACCGCCAAAGGGCTCTACCGCCGACGGGTGGTTGTGGCTTTCAATGTGCACGGTGATGACATAGCCGTCGCCGACGTCGAGCAC
The sequence above is drawn from the Nitrososphaera viennensis EN76 genome and encodes:
- a CDS encoding SHOCT domain-containing protein, which produces MSFIKNIREKDKECSRCHKPLGLRSHDSEEIWEFEGKLCHSCFETIKNGIKEYEVTYVGGHSQLPVQMDGFLSILLFDQINKVVFRFKNKEKSKDDLYISFKSKDIRGSKIVSKNEASLKKMIITIGLRKTSESRYLQIDFLNGDKQESLILDVGKELDEVSTTIGLMIGNLSTKSIEKPKEIESTQTTTSEIQELAPEMPSKPCSVCLKNEQSFFVKSDNLCVSCFHKQYGKILLKGEVASYYGGHKAYLAGGLLSKEELGKLYLTEKHVIFTKNEKDLSKRWSIIIPLASIDVGSYSIEEKTRRQQVSGIGSSPVDGVFGGTGFIHESGKEHHLVIPYVDENGIPQSPRFGVTSFRGKAIREFAAELYNQLVKLQEKSSPQTAPTSNIQAGQKTETVQTRESPLLVLKMRLAKGEITKEEYEELREMLE
- the purF gene encoding amidophosphoribosyltransferase; translated protein: MVHENCGVVGIFSLAGHNVIPFAIDMLRALQHRGQEAWGIAVPNKPPFKRLGLVSQAAPDFQAIVRKYKSSAAIGHVRYSTFGKSNLENAQPLKVKDLCIAHNGTIANVEQLSGMVGGCTFTPQTMSDTLVAAQRLVMHIAEKDDMASAMSILKSEMVGSFCFTFLTDEGSVYAARDTRGFRPLVLGFHKETGTYMVASESCALAAVGAQLVRDVEPGELVKMGKAGVESQQFATETPHAHCAFEYTYFAHPSSIMEGINVYAARKKIGQFLAKKFPIQDADVVVPVPDSARPAALGYALESGLPFEEGLLKDRYSKKGSMRSFIEPYQNDRVEINKGIIPIREVIEGKHVVVVDDSIVRGTSSASIISTLRAAGARRISLVVTYPPIRYPCYAGIDFPSQEELIAYQHGAEEQANEKVAGKVARVIGADYVAYNDTANLASAIGMPEEELCFTCSTGNYAPLGIKPVFKTRAQIKGE
- the purL gene encoding phosphoribosylformylglycinamidine synthase subunit PurL, which encodes MGVLTEQELAYLESKLKRKANEVEQDIVGAEWSEHCSYKSSKKFLRLLPTKGKRVLVGPGYDAGVLDVGDGYVITVHIESHNHPSAVEPFGGAATGVGGVIRDIMSMGTRPIAVLDALRFAPIDGGNNNKSKKSAATASATAKSKWLFKNVVKGIADYGNCIGIPTVGGEIEFDPSFEDYCLVDVASIGHGKKEDVISNRAEVGDYIVLAGGSTGRDGIHGASFASRALEAENRSAVQIPDPFLEKLLLEATMEAVQQGCVKAIKDLGGGGLSCCLSETSDNLGRGFKVELSEVNAREAGMTPAELMISESQERMLYVTDSEKLPGLQSILDKYEIRYSILGKAEGHQDLVITHNDSVVASMPSSLVAHAPLADRAARRPAYLDRLKKVRAPKKVPPILGKTLLALLSNPTIASKRWVYQQYDHEVGVRTVAKPGAADAAVMRLDNGKFAAVKLDGNSKHCYLDPYQGTLGCLSEGCRNIICTGAEPAGVVDHLQFGSPEDPEIFWTFSQAVNAIVDYCNFMEIPVVGGKVSFYNETAKGPIKPSPVMGTIGLIDDEKWITKSALGPGQSVFIIGETRPEMGGSEYYEYVHGITGGLLPAVDLATDRANGSAVLKLIRNGLVSCAHDCSKGGLAVALAEMAIAGNTGFRVQLDSVPSTCTRLDDLLFSESHSRYLVGTTRPEQVAQLLQSEGVKFAKIGKSMRGKAEFAQGKKVRISLPLSKLEGAFGSLGKIMG